In Chroogloeocystis siderophila 5.2 s.c.1, the DNA window CTCTGACATAGGGAGGACGGCTTTTTGCTAACTGTTTAATAAGACAAGAGCTTCCGCTTGGGGTTGTAGTTCTTCTGGAACAAGCTACTGAATAAGAACACTACTATCTAAACACAAAGCTTTAGTTATCTCGTCCGTCGCCTTCTCTAAGCTGACGAATTAAGATTTTTGTTGAGTTCCTGTTCTTCGCCTTATGCTTTCGCGTCTAGCACCAATCCTATGATGCGCGGCTAAACCTTTACGGTACCTTATCTCTCGCTCCAGAGCTTTAATCACCACATCATTCAAAGACTCGTCTTGCGACTTGTGCAATTTCAACTAAGTAAGTAATCCTACTGGAAAACGCACAGTCAAAGATTCTCGTTCTTCCGTTTTATGGAACTATAACGTGATAGCATTATTTGGTATCACAAACTAAATTATAACGAGAACAGCCCACCTCCCAAGGCGATCGCACCAAACATTACAAGAATCATTCCTGAAATTCTGTTAATCCAGACAAAACCGCGTTGAGAAAAGCGCATTCGCACAACATCAATTCCAAAACTGAGAAACAACCACCATAAAGTTGAACCAACAAACACACCTATCACTAAAATTATTGCATCAAAATAACTTCCTTCTAACACTCCCAACCCCGCAAAAATTGCCGCGAATGAAAGAATTGTTGCAGGATTAGTTAATGTCAGAAACAATGTAGAACTATAACTACCAAATAGACTATTACTTTTAACCGAAGCAGAAACTTCTGCTGGTTTACTCAAGAATATTTTAATACCGAGATAAAAGAGAAAAATTCCCCCAATTACACGAATCCATAACTGCTGATTGACTAAAAAATTGGAAACTAGAGTTAATCCAAAACCAGCAATACAACCATAAAAAGCATCAGCCGTCGCCGCACCCAAACCCGAAATCAAACCCGCAGTACGCCCATGTGCAAGAGTGCGTCGGATACACAGTACACCAATTGGTCCTACTGGTGCTGCAATCGAAAAGCCTAGAATAATACCTTGCAGCAAAAAGCTGATATTCATTAGTGTATAGAATTATTTGGCGGTAAAGGCATTGCTGCGGTTTCTTTGAGTGTGGATAAAACTACCGTAGTGCGGGTTCTCACAATTCCTGGTAATTCTTTGAGTGATTCACTAATCAACCGTTCTAAATCTTTAGTATTGCGACAGCGTACCTTAAGTAAGTAATCGTCATCTCCAGTGACATGATGGCATTCTTGTACTTGTGGTAAGTCGTTGACTCTTTGCAAAAAAGCACTTCGATGTTCTGGGCGTTCTAAGGTGACAGCAATAAAAGCAGTCAGACTATAACCAATCGCTTCTGAGTCAACTATGGCTGTATAGCCTTTAATAACTCCACCTTCAAGACGACGCACTCTATCCGCTGTCGCTGGGGCTGACAGTTCCAAAATTCCTGCAAGTTCAGACCAAGTGATTCTACCTTGAGCCATAAGTTGCTCAACGATTTTCATATCTATTTCATCCATGGCTTTATATTATAAGGTGTAAAAGCTAAAAAAGATTATTTAAAAAGGTAATTTAAATTTAAAACTTTCAATAAAAAACTGGAATGATTAATTCCAGATCTAGGCGAATAAATTCGCTGCTACACAAACAAAGTCCACCTTCGTGGAATGACCGCTAAAATTCTTGTTTATAGTGTACGAAGGTACACTTCGCTTAAATAGCCCCTGACTAAAGTCAGAGAGCGTCTAAGATTCACAACGATAATATTTAAACAGCGACTTGAATTGTGTTAGATACTATATTTTCTACCTGCCAGCAATTCAGGTCATTTAAAGCGCGATCGCGATACATTCCGTACCTTTGTTGCTTATTTCTAATTCTCTCGGCTAAATCTGGTAAAATCCCAAAATTGGGAGGCATTGGCTGAAAATGCTTCGGTGATGCAGAACTAATAAACTCAAACAAAGCCCCCATCATCGTTGTTGGCGGTAATCTTAACGGTTCTTTACCCAATGCCAACCGCGCCGCATTTGTTCCGGCTAACCAACCACCAGCAGCAGCAGCGGTGTAACCTTCTGTACCAATTAACTGTCCCGCAGCAAGTAAAGTCGCACGGTGTTTAAACTGCAAAGTAGATAATAGTAACTCTGGGGCGTTGATAAAAGTATTGCGGTGCATCACACCCAGCCGCACAAATTCTGCATTTTCTAAACCAGGAATCAACTGAAATATGCGTTTTTGTTCGCCCCAACGAAGATTTGTTTGGAATCCTACCATGTTCCACAGTTTACCTGCCTTATCTTCTTGACGCAGTTGCACCACAGCATAAGGACGCTTCGATTGATTTTCTGGGGCGCGGAAATCTCCCTGACGTGCGTCAAATAATCCTACAGGCTTGAGGGGACCATAACGCATAGTATCTTCGCCACGCCGCGCTAATTCCTCAATAGGTAAACACGCTTCAAAAAACTTCGCGGTTTCGCGTTCAAAGTCTTTCAGTTCAGTTTGTTCTGCTGTACATAGTTCTTGCCAAAATCGCAAATACTGCTCACGATTCATCGGACAATTGAGATATGCCGCATCGCCTTTGTCGTAACGCGAAGCTAGAAACGCAACGTCGCGATTAATTGACTCACCAACCACAATTGGACTAGCAGCATCAAAAAAGCTGAGGTATTCCATCCCAGTGAAGCGCCGCAACGCTTCAGCTAAAGCAGGACTCGTCAAAGGACCAGTTGCGAGGACAACAACGCCCGATTGCGGAATTTCTGGTACTTCTTGACGCCGCAATTCAATCAAGGGGTGATTTGCCAAAGTTTCGGTTAAATCATGGCTAAAGCGTCCTCTATCCACCGCTAATGCGCCACCCGCAGGAACTGCGTGTTCGTCGGCTTTTGAAATCACAACCGAACCCAAACGGCGTAGTTCTTCGTGCAATAAACCAGCGGCGCGATCGCTTGCTTGCGCCCCAAAAGAATTGCTACAAACCAACTCAGCTAACTCTTGCGAGTGATGTGCTGGACTAAACCTTGTCGGGCGCATTTCATGTAAAATTACAGGCACTCCCCAAACGGCAATTTGCCAGGCAGCTTCTGTACCTGCAATTCCTCCACCTATAACATGAATAGGTTCTTGCATTAATCCCTCCAATTTTCTTGACTCGCTTTGCCAATGACCGATTACCCATTACCGTATCTAACCAATTTGCAACAACTGCGCGATCGCA includes these proteins:
- a CDS encoding LysE family translocator, which translates into the protein MNISFLLQGIILGFSIAAPVGPIGVLCIRRTLAHGRTAGLISGLGAATADAFYGCIAGFGLTLVSNFLVNQQLWIRVIGGIFLFYLGIKIFLSKPAEVSASVKSNSLFGSYSSTLFLTLTNPATILSFAAIFAGLGVLEGSYFDAIILVIGVFVGSTLWWLFLSFGIDVVRMRFSQRGFVWINRISGMILVMFGAIALGGGLFSL
- the trmFO gene encoding FADH(2)-oxidizing methylenetetrahydrofolate--tRNA-(uracil(54)-C(5))-methyltransferase TrmFO; protein product: MQEPIHVIGGGIAGTEAAWQIAVWGVPVILHEMRPTRFSPAHHSQELAELVCSNSFGAQASDRAAGLLHEELRRLGSVVISKADEHAVPAGGALAVDRGRFSHDLTETLANHPLIELRRQEVPEIPQSGVVVLATGPLTSPALAEALRRFTGMEYLSFFDAASPIVVGESINRDVAFLASRYDKGDAAYLNCPMNREQYLRFWQELCTAEQTELKDFERETAKFFEACLPIEELARRGEDTMRYGPLKPVGLFDARQGDFRAPENQSKRPYAVVQLRQEDKAGKLWNMVGFQTNLRWGEQKRIFQLIPGLENAEFVRLGVMHRNTFINAPELLLSTLQFKHRATLLAAGQLIGTEGYTAAAAGGWLAGTNAARLALGKEPLRLPPTTMMGALFEFISSASPKHFQPMPPNFGILPDLAERIRNKQQRYGMYRDRALNDLNCWQVENIVSNTIQVAV
- a CDS encoding Lrp/AsnC family transcriptional regulator — encoded protein: MDEIDMKIVEQLMAQGRITWSELAGILELSAPATADRVRRLEGGVIKGYTAIVDSEAIGYSLTAFIAVTLERPEHRSAFLQRVNDLPQVQECHHVTGDDDYLLKVRCRNTKDLERLISESLKELPGIVRTRTTVVLSTLKETAAMPLPPNNSIH